One window of the Acinonyx jubatus isolate Ajub_Pintada_27869175 chromosome A2, VMU_Ajub_asm_v1.0, whole genome shotgun sequence genome contains the following:
- the FAM174C gene encoding protein FAM174C isoform X1: protein MGPRVLLQPPPPPPPPPLPLPLLLRALLLSALLCGAEGAAPPSPRPVQATLSPPPAVTNGSQPGPPHNSTHSRPLDSPGSPLLRSFYVLTGLSGLAALYFLIRAFRLKKPQRKRYGLLANTEDPTEMASLDSDEEIVFETRHPRWWEEAAALESVGAGSWPWPDHEGRDVCRVENELQGATDGMLRSGRQRCQELRGEDKRRNWLPSAWRAPLTACRL from the exons ATGGGGCCGCGCGTGCTgctgcagccgccgccgccgccgccgccgccgcccctgcccctgccgcTGCTGCTGCGGGCGCTGCTGCTCTCGGCGCTGCTGTGCGGGGCCGAGGGGGCCGCGCCCCCGTCGCCGCGCCCGGTGCAGGCCACGCTGTCGCCACCGCCCGCCGTGACGAACGGGAGCCAGCCGGGCCCGCCGCACAACAGCACGCACTCGCGACCGCTGGACTCGCCGGGCTCGCCGCTGCTGCGCTCCTTCTACGTGCTCACGGGCCTCAGCGGCCTGGCCGCGCTCTACTTCCTCATCCGGGCGTTCAG GTTGAAGAAGCCACAGCGGAAGAGGTACGGCCTTCTGGCCAACACCGAGGACCCCACGGAGATGGCTTCGCTGGACAGCGACGAGGAGATCGTCTTTGAGACGAGGCATCCGAGATG GTGGGAAGAGGCTGCAGCGCTTGAATCGGTGGGCGCTGGCTCTTGGCCTTGGCCTGACCACGAAGGCCGCGATGTGTGTCGGGTGGAGAATGAACTCCAGGGTGCTACCGACGGG ATGCTCAGGTCAGGGAGGCAGCGTTGCCAGGAGCTCCGTGGAGAGGACAAGAGACGGAACTGGCTCCCCAGCGCCTGGCGTGCCCCACTGACCGCCTGCCGGCTGTGA
- the FAM174C gene encoding protein FAM174C isoform X2: MGPRVLLQPPPPPPPPPLPLPLLLRALLLSALLCGAEGAAPPSPRPVQATLSPPPAVTNGSQPGPPHNSTHSRPLDSPGSPLLRSFYVLTGLSGLAALYFLIRAFRLKKPQRKRYGLLANTEDPTEMASLDSDEEIVFETRHPR, from the exons ATGGGGCCGCGCGTGCTgctgcagccgccgccgccgccgccgccgccgcccctgcccctgccgcTGCTGCTGCGGGCGCTGCTGCTCTCGGCGCTGCTGTGCGGGGCCGAGGGGGCCGCGCCCCCGTCGCCGCGCCCGGTGCAGGCCACGCTGTCGCCACCGCCCGCCGTGACGAACGGGAGCCAGCCGGGCCCGCCGCACAACAGCACGCACTCGCGACCGCTGGACTCGCCGGGCTCGCCGCTGCTGCGCTCCTTCTACGTGCTCACGGGCCTCAGCGGCCTGGCCGCGCTCTACTTCCTCATCCGGGCGTTCAG GTTGAAGAAGCCACAGCGGAAGAGGTACGGCCTTCTGGCCAACACCGAGGACCCCACGGAGATGGCTTCGCTGGACAGCGACGAGGAGATCGTCTTTGAGACGAGGCATCCGAGATG A
- the CIRBP gene encoding cold-inducible RNA-binding protein isoform X3 produces the protein MQETTETQAAMASDEGKLFVGGLSFDTNEQSLEQVFSKYGQIAEVVVVKDRETQRSRGFGFVTFENIDDAKDAMMAMNGKVSGFQSVDGRQIRVDQAGKSSDNRSRGYRGGSAGGRGFFRGGRGRGRGFSRGGGDRGYGGSRFESRSGGYGGSRDYYSSRSQGGGYGDRSSGGSYRDSYDSYATHNE, from the exons ATGCAGGAAACCACAGAAACACAG GCCGCCATGGCATCAGACGAAGGCAAGCTTTTCGTCGGAGGGCTGAGTTTCGACACCAACGAGCAGTCGCTGGAGCAGGTCTTCTCAAAGTACGGACAGATCGCGGAAG TGGTGGTCGTGAAAGACCGGGAGACCCAGCGGTCGCGAGGCTTCGGGTTTGTCACGTTTGAGAACATCGACGACGCCAAGGACGCCATGATGGCCATGAACGGGAAG GTCTCCGGTTTCCAGTCTGTGGACGGGCGGCAGATCCGAGTCGACCAGGCCGGCAAGTCGTCCGACAACCGATCCCGAGGCTATCGAGGTGGCTCTGCTGGCGGCCGGGGCTTCTTCCGAGGGGGCCGAGGCCGGGGCCGTGGGTTCTCCAGAG GAGGAGGGGATCGAGGCTATGGAGGGAGCCGGTTTGAGTCCAGGAGTGGGGGTTATGGAGGCTCCAGAGACTACTACAGCAG CCGGAGTCAAGGTGGCGGCTATGGCGACCGGAGCTCAGGCGGGTCCTACAGAGACAGCTACGACAGTTACG CTACACACAACGAGTAA
- the CIRBP gene encoding cold-inducible RNA-binding protein isoform X1 — MQETTETQAAMASDEGKLFVGGLSFDTNEQSLEQVFSKYGQIAEVVVVKDRETQRSRGFGFVTFENIDDAKDAMMAMNGKVSGFQSVDGRQIRVDQAGKSSDNRSRGYRGGSAGGRGFFRGGRGRGRGFSRGGGDRGYGGSRFESRSGGYGGSRDYYSSRSQGGGYGDRSSGGSYRDSYDSYGKSRSEGTSPPGPALGAQ; from the exons ATGCAGGAAACCACAGAAACACAG GCCGCCATGGCATCAGACGAAGGCAAGCTTTTCGTCGGAGGGCTGAGTTTCGACACCAACGAGCAGTCGCTGGAGCAGGTCTTCTCAAAGTACGGACAGATCGCGGAAG TGGTGGTCGTGAAAGACCGGGAGACCCAGCGGTCGCGAGGCTTCGGGTTTGTCACGTTTGAGAACATCGACGACGCCAAGGACGCCATGATGGCCATGAACGGGAAG GTCTCCGGTTTCCAGTCTGTGGACGGGCGGCAGATCCGAGTCGACCAGGCCGGCAAGTCGTCCGACAACCGATCCCGAGGCTATCGAGGTGGCTCTGCTGGCGGCCGGGGCTTCTTCCGAGGGGGCCGAGGCCGGGGCCGTGGGTTCTCCAGAG GAGGAGGGGATCGAGGCTATGGAGGGAGCCGGTTTGAGTCCAGGAGTGGGGGTTATGGAGGCTCCAGAGACTACTACAGCAG CCGGAGTCAAGGTGGCGGCTATGGCGACCGGAGCTCAGGCGGGTCCTACAGAGACAGCTACGACAGTTACGGTAAGTCACGCTCCGAGGGCACCTCGCCGCCGGGGCCTGCACTGGGAGCTCAGTAA
- the CIRBP gene encoding cold-inducible RNA-binding protein isoform X2 has translation MQETTETQAAMASDEGKLFVGGLSFDTNEQSLEQVFSKYGQIAEVVVVKDRETQRSRGFGFVTFENIDDAKDAMMAMNGKSVDGRQIRVDQAGKSSDNRSRGYRGGSAGGRGFFRGGRGRGRGFSRGGGDRGYGGSRFESRSGGYGGSRDYYSSRSQGGGYGDRSSGGSYRDSYDSYGKSRSEGTSPPGPALGAQ, from the exons ATGCAGGAAACCACAGAAACACAG GCCGCCATGGCATCAGACGAAGGCAAGCTTTTCGTCGGAGGGCTGAGTTTCGACACCAACGAGCAGTCGCTGGAGCAGGTCTTCTCAAAGTACGGACAGATCGCGGAAG TGGTGGTCGTGAAAGACCGGGAGACCCAGCGGTCGCGAGGCTTCGGGTTTGTCACGTTTGAGAACATCGACGACGCCAAGGACGCCATGATGGCCATGAACGGGAAG TCTGTGGACGGGCGGCAGATCCGAGTCGACCAGGCCGGCAAGTCGTCCGACAACCGATCCCGAGGCTATCGAGGTGGCTCTGCTGGCGGCCGGGGCTTCTTCCGAGGGGGCCGAGGCCGGGGCCGTGGGTTCTCCAGAG GAGGAGGGGATCGAGGCTATGGAGGGAGCCGGTTTGAGTCCAGGAGTGGGGGTTATGGAGGCTCCAGAGACTACTACAGCAG CCGGAGTCAAGGTGGCGGCTATGGCGACCGGAGCTCAGGCGGGTCCTACAGAGACAGCTACGACAGTTACGGTAAGTCACGCTCCGAGGGCACCTCGCCGCCGGGGCCTGCACTGGGAGCTCAGTAA